Proteins from one Microbacterium faecale genomic window:
- a CDS encoding Na(+)/H(+) antiporter subunit C — MSISGTLVVVMAVLYACGVYSMLERSLTRVLIGFLLLGNATNLLLLISLGFPGVAPFAGSENTSDPLPQALMLTAIVITFAVSAFLLALIYRSWQLGEADTVVDDEEDIALRERAVETEDVLDVEEEDAEEEDEETTEFAPGTAKPVTSSHDIIRGDEGRS; from the coding sequence GTGAGCATCTCGGGCACCCTGGTCGTCGTGATGGCCGTGCTGTATGCGTGCGGCGTCTATTCGATGCTCGAGCGCAGCCTGACGCGCGTGCTGATCGGGTTCCTGCTCCTCGGCAACGCGACGAACCTGCTGCTGCTCATCTCGCTCGGCTTCCCCGGCGTTGCGCCGTTCGCCGGGTCTGAGAATACGAGCGATCCGTTGCCGCAGGCGCTCATGCTGACGGCGATCGTGATCACCTTCGCCGTCAGCGCGTTCCTCCTCGCGCTCATCTACCGTTCGTGGCAGCTCGGTGAGGCAGACACCGTGGTCGACGACGAGGAAGACATCGCACTGCGCGAGCGCGCCGTCGAGACGGAGGACGTGCTCGACGTCGAAGAAGAGGACGCCGAAGAAGAAGACGAGGAGACGACCGAGTTCGCTCCCGGGACCGCGAAGCCCGTCACGTCGTCGCACGACATCATTCGCGGGGACGAGGGCCGATCGTGA